A single genomic interval of Granulicella tundricola MP5ACTX9 harbors:
- a CDS encoding xanthine dehydrogenase family protein molybdopterin-binding subunit, with protein MSILEAAQEETAKKPIKQLDHRYDGIAKVTGKATYAGDFKEPFAKDDLLYAWMVQSTIANGTIASMDSSAAEHAPGVVAVMTPFNSPKIPQPPAQPPARRNLTILQNTDVKYNGQPIAVVVAKTLVQARQAATLLKIKYTEQPAKVIYQDHLADARWPGNPGKEPAGNTRGDIAAGFAKATVTVEGTYTTPIQVHNPMEPHATIAWWEGEKLNLYDATQYITGVKMSIAKTLNIPLDFVRVQCPYTGGGFGSKGSSWSHIPLCAMAAKLTGKPVKLVLDRSQMFGPVGARPSTVNKIKLGATADGKLVAMQQNVIMNAAALEDFTEHSAGPTKMLYMSENNQVSEKLVTVNLGVSTFMRAPGEAPGTAVLEIAMDELAEKLKMDPVQLRVINHADKDPSHDRPWTSKNLKQCYTQAAERFGWSKRSATPAQMTEGNNLIGYGMATATYPANRSAAMAIARILPNGRAFIGSGTQDLGTGMYTIMAQTAAAMLGLDPTLMDVKLGDSTLPKAPVSGGSQSTASVMPAVQEAAMQAKLKLFDMAVNDTASPVHGMKTSDLEAKGGKYFAKADPTKGETFVAIIARNGGKPIEATGSAEPSESKDSMTSQSFGAVFAEVAVDKDTHMVKVRRVVATYDIGTLLNDKTGLNQLMGGIVWGVSFATHEDAHIDPNTGRTVNESFAEYHVPVNADIGTIDATVLNIPDLKFNPLGARGIGEIGITGAAAAVANAIYNATGKRIREYPITPDKLMA; from the coding sequence ATGAGCATTCTCGAAGCAGCACAGGAAGAGACCGCAAAAAAGCCCATCAAGCAGCTTGACCATCGTTACGACGGCATCGCCAAGGTCACCGGTAAAGCCACCTACGCGGGTGACTTCAAAGAGCCCTTCGCCAAGGATGATCTCCTCTACGCCTGGATGGTTCAGTCCACCATCGCCAACGGCACCATCGCCTCCATGGACAGCTCCGCGGCCGAGCACGCACCCGGCGTAGTCGCCGTCATGACGCCCTTCAACTCGCCTAAGATCCCCCAGCCACCCGCGCAACCGCCCGCACGCCGCAACCTGACGATCCTGCAAAACACGGACGTCAAGTACAACGGTCAGCCCATCGCCGTCGTCGTCGCCAAGACCCTCGTCCAGGCACGCCAGGCAGCCACTCTGCTCAAGATTAAATACACCGAGCAGCCCGCCAAGGTCATCTACCAGGACCATCTCGCCGACGCCCGCTGGCCCGGCAACCCCGGCAAAGAGCCCGCCGGCAACACCCGCGGTGACATCGCAGCCGGCTTCGCCAAAGCCACCGTCACCGTCGAAGGCACCTACACCACCCCCATCCAGGTCCACAATCCCATGGAGCCCCACGCCACCATCGCCTGGTGGGAGGGTGAAAAGCTCAACCTCTACGACGCCACCCAATACATCACCGGCGTCAAGATGTCGATCGCCAAGACCCTCAACATCCCGCTTGACTTCGTCCGCGTCCAGTGCCCCTACACCGGCGGCGGCTTCGGCTCCAAGGGCTCTTCCTGGTCGCACATCCCGCTCTGCGCCATGGCCGCCAAGCTCACCGGCAAGCCGGTAAAGCTCGTACTCGACCGCAGCCAGATGTTCGGCCCCGTCGGTGCACGCCCATCCACGGTCAACAAGATCAAGCTAGGCGCAACCGCTGACGGTAAGCTCGTCGCCATGCAGCAGAACGTCATAATGAACGCGGCAGCACTGGAAGACTTCACGGAGCACTCAGCCGGCCCCACCAAGATGCTCTACATGTCCGAGAACAACCAGGTCTCGGAGAAGCTGGTCACCGTCAACCTGGGCGTGTCCACCTTCATGCGCGCGCCCGGCGAAGCCCCCGGCACCGCCGTCCTCGAAATCGCCATGGACGAACTCGCTGAAAAACTCAAGATGGACCCCGTCCAGCTCCGCGTCATCAACCACGCCGACAAGGACCCCAGCCACGACCGCCCCTGGACCTCCAAAAACCTGAAGCAGTGTTACACCCAGGCAGCCGAGCGCTTCGGCTGGTCCAAGCGCAGTGCCACCCCCGCCCAGATGACCGAAGGCAACAACCTCATCGGCTACGGCATGGCGACCGCGACCTACCCCGCCAACCGTTCCGCCGCCATGGCCATTGCGCGCATCCTGCCCAACGGCCGAGCCTTCATCGGCTCCGGCACCCAGGATCTCGGCACCGGCATGTACACCATCATGGCCCAGACCGCAGCCGCCATGCTCGGCCTGGACCCCACCCTGATGGACGTCAAACTAGGCGACTCCACCTTGCCCAAGGCCCCCGTCTCCGGCGGCTCGCAGTCCACCGCCTCCGTCATGCCCGCCGTGCAGGAAGCTGCCATGCAGGCCAAGCTGAAGCTCTTTGACATGGCAGTAAACGACACCGCATCCCCCGTCCACGGCATGAAGACCTCAGACCTGGAAGCCAAGGGCGGCAAGTACTTCGCCAAAGCCGACCCCACCAAGGGCGAGACATTCGTCGCCATCATCGCCCGCAACGGCGGCAAGCCCATCGAAGCTACCGGCTCAGCCGAGCCCTCGGAATCGAAAGACTCCATGACCTCCCAATCCTTCGGAGCCGTCTTCGCAGAGGTCGCCGTCGATAAAGACACCCACATGGTCAAGGTCCGCCGCGTCGTCGCCACCTACGACATCGGCACCCTGCTCAACGACAAGACCGGCCTCAACCAGCTCATGGGCGGCATCGTCTGGGGCGTCTCCTTCGCCACCCATGAAGACGCCCACATCGACCCCAACACAGGCCGCACCGTCAACGAGTCCTTCGCCGAGTACCACGTCCCCGTCAACGCCGACATCGGCACCATCGACGCCACCGTCCTCAACATCCCGGACCTGAAGTTCAACCCACTCGGAGCCCGAGGCATCGGCGAAATCGGCATCACCGGAGCCGCCGCCGCCGTAGCCAACGCCATCTACAACGCCACCGGCAAACGCATCCGCGAGTACCCCATCACGCCAGACAAACTCATGGCATAG
- a CDS encoding FAD binding domain-containing protein: MNPFNYERATTPQQAIHAGAMHGAKFLGGGTNLVDLMKYEVEHPTTLIDINHLDLTQVTPSADGGVVIGALVRNSDLANHKLIVEQYPLLSQALLSGASPQLRNMATTGGNLLQRTRCYYFNDTAFAACNKRAPGSGCAAVKGYNRIHAILGQTDKGATSPETCIATNPSDMNVAMAALEATVQVEGPKGKRTIPFHDFHRLVGTTPQQDTNLRPDELIVSVTLPKARFAKNSHYLKARDRNSYAFALISVACGLELEGSTIKSAGLALGGVAHKPWRSPEAEKVLTGKSATAETFKQAAELALAGAKGYEHNAFKIELAKQGIVRSLTLAAQGVNA, from the coding sequence ATGAATCCCTTCAACTACGAACGCGCCACCACCCCGCAGCAAGCCATCCACGCCGGTGCCATGCACGGCGCAAAGTTCCTCGGCGGCGGCACCAACCTCGTCGACCTCATGAAGTATGAGGTTGAGCATCCCACCACGCTCATCGATATCAACCACCTCGACCTCACCCAGGTCACACCCTCCGCAGACGGCGGCGTAGTCATCGGCGCACTCGTCCGCAACTCAGACCTCGCCAACCATAAGCTCATCGTCGAGCAGTATCCACTCCTCTCGCAGGCCCTCCTCAGCGGAGCATCACCACAGCTTCGCAACATGGCCACCACCGGCGGCAACCTCCTCCAGCGCACCCGCTGCTACTACTTCAACGACACCGCCTTCGCCGCCTGCAACAAGCGCGCACCCGGCTCCGGTTGCGCCGCCGTCAAGGGCTACAACCGCATCCACGCCATCCTCGGCCAGACCGACAAGGGCGCAACCAGCCCCGAGACCTGCATCGCCACCAACCCATCCGACATGAACGTAGCCATGGCCGCGCTCGAAGCAACCGTCCAGGTAGAAGGCCCCAAGGGCAAGCGGACGATTCCCTTCCACGACTTCCACCGCCTCGTCGGCACAACGCCTCAGCAAGACACCAACCTCCGTCCCGACGAGCTGATCGTCTCCGTCACCCTCCCCAAAGCCCGCTTCGCAAAGAACTCCCATTACCTCAAAGCCCGCGACCGCAACAGCTACGCCTTCGCCCTGATCTCGGTCGCATGCGGCCTTGAGCTTGAAGGCTCTACGATCAAGTCCGCAGGCCTCGCCCTCGGCGGAGTCGCCCACAAGCCATGGCGTTCGCCCGAGGCCGAAAAAGTCCTGACCGGCAAATCAGCCACCGCAGAGACCTTCAAGCAGGCCGCCGAACTCGCACTCGCCGGAGCCAAAGGCTACGAGCACAACGCCTTCAAGATCGAACTCGCCAAGCAAGGCATTGTGCGCTCCCTCACCCTGGCCGCACAAGGAGTCAACGCATGA